A genome region from Bacillota bacterium includes the following:
- a CDS encoding J domain-containing protein yields the protein MKTARERLDELEAELNARRELEDFLEPGTDSRATRAPKTGLPSADTPVTSAPGGSTRAPQGQENAARNTAQMSADLLAHFRLLGIPPNADLRQAREAYQRLMERANPQRFPEGTDERRRAEQICQRIQQAYDAVRQHLDPTSARFDRLEI from the coding sequence ATGAAAACCGCTCGTGAAAGGCTGGATGAGCTGGAGGCGGAACTGAACGCGCGCCGGGAGCTGGAGGACTTTCTGGAGCCGGGAACCGACTCCAGGGCGACTCGCGCGCCCAAAACCGGGCTGCCATCTGCGGACACCCCGGTAACTTCTGCGCCGGGCGGCTCCACACGCGCGCCGCAAGGGCAGGAGAACGCCGCAAGAAACACCGCGCAAATGTCAGCAGACCTGCTGGCACATTTCCGTCTGCTGGGTATTCCGCCCAATGCTGACCTTCGTCAAGCGCGGGAGGCGTATCAGCGGCTCATGGAACGGGCAAATCCCCAGCGCTTCCCCGAGGGCACAGACGAGCGTCGGAGGGCCGAGCAGATTTGTCAGAGGATACAGCAGGCGTATGACGCGGTCAGGCAACACCTGGACCCCACCAGCGCACGATTCGACCGCCTCGAAATCTGA
- the hisI gene encoding phosphoribosyl-AMP cyclohydrolase: MKLMEDLKFNEQGLIPAIVQDADNGDVLMMAWMNREALQRTIETGKATYWSRSRQKFWVKGETSGHFQEVQGIYIDCDADVVLLKVKQVGAACHEGYRSCFFRQVDTERGELKVVLERLIDPEEVYSG; this comes from the coding sequence ATGAAGTTGATGGAAGACCTTAAGTTCAACGAGCAGGGGTTGATTCCCGCCATCGTACAGGATGCCGACAACGGCGACGTGTTGATGATGGCGTGGATGAATCGGGAGGCGTTACAACGAACCATCGAAACGGGTAAGGCAACCTACTGGAGTCGCTCACGCCAGAAGTTCTGGGTGAAGGGCGAGACGTCAGGGCACTTTCAGGAGGTTCAGGGCATTTACATAGACTGTGACGCGGATGTGGTGTTGTTGAAAGTGAAGCAGGTGGGCGCAGCCTGTCACGAAGGGTATCGCAGCTGCTTCTTCCGGCAGGTGGATACGGAGCGTGGCGAGCTGAAGGTGGTGCTGGAACGTCTCATTGACCCCGAAGAGGTCTATTCAGGTTAA
- a CDS encoding PspA/IM30 family protein, whose amino-acid sequence MLKRLFRYIRALFGSLLGQVENPEVILEQAREEMRENLLKNKERAVQAITERNRLRAEVEKLERACIDLERRAEMALRKGDRELAKQFLMEKASYQRSLESVRQALAQADQVVEQVKIAIKRDEERVRQKTAEILAQKARWKSAQIQNSINKALEGMSLDDVSRDLERVEDKISRAEAEAQARAEMARESVTGRVAELEDYAASQAAEEELAKLEARLGLAPAASETQQAQPVQVDSSEVDRELQELEARLKGDSTTTTSG is encoded by the coding sequence ATGCTCAAGCGACTTTTCCGATATATTCGCGCGCTGTTCGGCAGCCTGTTGGGACAGGTGGAAAACCCCGAGGTGATACTGGAGCAGGCGCGCGAAGAGATGCGCGAGAATCTGCTCAAGAACAAGGAGCGAGCAGTGCAGGCAATCACCGAGCGCAACCGCCTGCGCGCCGAGGTCGAGAAGCTGGAGCGTGCGTGCATAGACCTTGAGCGGCGAGCCGAAATGGCGCTGCGCAAGGGCGACCGGGAGCTGGCAAAACAGTTCCTGATGGAAAAAGCCTCCTATCAGCGCTCGCTGGAGTCGGTAAGACAGGCTCTGGCGCAGGCGGACCAGGTGGTAGAGCAGGTGAAGATTGCTATTAAGCGCGACGAGGAGCGCGTGCGCCAGAAGACGGCGGAAATTCTGGCTCAGAAGGCACGCTGGAAGAGCGCGCAGATTCAGAACTCGATCAACAAAGCGCTGGAAGGGATGTCGCTGGACGATGTGTCCCGTGACCTTGAGCGCGTGGAGGACAAAATCAGCCGCGCAGAGGCAGAAGCTCAGGCGCGTGCGGAAATGGCTCGCGAAAGCGTGACCGGACGGGTAGCCGAACTGGAAGACTACGCTGCAAGCCAGGCAGCAGAAGAGGAACTGGCAAAGCTGGAAGCGAGACTGGGACTAGCTCCAGCAGCCAGCGAAACGCAGCAGGCTCAGCCTGTTCAGGTCGACTCCAGCGAAGTAGACAGGGAGCTTCAGGAACTGGAAGCACGCCTTAAAGGAGACAGCACCACGACAACCTCTGGCTGA
- a CDS encoding DUF1559 domain-containing protein, whose protein sequence is MRKGFTLIELLVVIAIIAILAAILFPVFAQARSKARQTACISHSKQIGLAIMMYAQDYEETYPPYQIVIPCPWPDICGTSLVSAGYLYLVQPYSKNNLYSQCPEAKKLDTTGAAGKRLWMEGRVGYGMAVPVPGSSGAFGAMARIEAPATHLLVADAVPDGPSSLPLHNAWGAYMNHLSPPFSPTAWGLTGTWQTWHQRPHGRHTGKVTTIFCDGHVKALPFEALYPVDEKVCAQGDGMGCSTLNLLSDQAPQHWELWK, encoded by the coding sequence ATGCGAAAAGGTTTTACCCTGATTGAGCTGCTTGTGGTTATCGCGATCATCGCGATACTGGCAGCTATTCTGTTCCCGGTCTTCGCGCAGGCTCGCTCGAAAGCGCGCCAGACAGCGTGCATCAGCCACAGCAAGCAGATCGGGCTGGCGATAATGATGTACGCCCAGGACTACGAAGAAACCTATCCGCCTTACCAGATTGTGATTCCCTGTCCGTGGCCGGATATATGCGGTACCTCACTGGTGTCCGCTGGTTATCTGTACCTCGTACAGCCCTATTCGAAGAACAATCTGTACTCGCAGTGTCCCGAGGCAAAGAAGCTGGACACCACCGGCGCGGCCGGCAAGCGATTATGGATGGAAGGACGGGTTGGTTACGGTATGGCAGTGCCGGTGCCGGGCAGCAGCGGCGCGTTTGGCGCGATGGCGCGCATAGAAGCCCCTGCGACACATCTTCTGGTCGCCGATGCTGTGCCCGATGGTCCCAGCAGCCTGCCGCTGCATAACGCATGGGGCGCTTACATGAACCACCTGTCGCCACCATTCTCTCCGACAGCATGGGGGCTGACGGGAACGTGGCAGACATGGCACCAGCGCCCGCACGGAAGACACACGGGCAAAGTGACCACCATTTTCTGCGACGGCCACGTGAAGGCGCTCCCGTTCGAGGCGCTGTATCCGGTGGATGAGAAAGTGTGCGCCCAGGGAGATGGTATGGGTTGTTCCACGCTCAATCTGCTGTCGGATCAGGCGCCCCAGCACTGGGAGCTCTGGAAGTAA
- a CDS encoding biotin--[acetyl-CoA-carboxylase] ligase, with protein sequence MNELGLIVYSGTVPSTQDLAREVLQSPPVQIRAVVAEHQTAGRGRYGNRWLDTPGESLLMTLLLPLQVGESDRAGQLAFVLALAVADALREQAGLAVQFKWSNDVLVNRRKLAGILIETASDAHQQMWALAGVGVNLLQGDFPEEIRENATSVYLETGRRLPVEPLAQQLLRSVDHWMHVWRRDGLPPVLREWRKADVTAGHLYRLPSGEIGVARGIDNHGNLQLEVAGHVLVVSSAEPVRGIDAPGE encoded by the coding sequence GTGAACGAGCTCGGACTGATAGTGTACAGCGGCACTGTACCCTCCACGCAGGACCTGGCGCGCGAGGTCCTGCAAAGCCCGCCTGTACAAATCCGCGCGGTAGTGGCGGAGCACCAGACCGCCGGGCGCGGGCGGTACGGCAACCGCTGGTTAGATACGCCTGGCGAAAGCCTGCTGATGACCCTGTTGCTGCCCCTTCAAGTCGGGGAGTCCGATCGGGCGGGGCAGCTGGCATTTGTGCTCGCGCTGGCGGTAGCGGATGCTCTGCGCGAACAGGCGGGGCTGGCAGTGCAGTTCAAGTGGAGCAACGACGTGCTGGTCAACAGGCGCAAGCTAGCAGGCATTCTGATAGAAACTGCTTCCGATGCCCATCAACAGATGTGGGCACTGGCAGGGGTCGGGGTGAATTTGCTTCAGGGCGACTTCCCCGAGGAGATACGGGAGAATGCCACTTCGGTATATCTGGAGACCGGGCGAAGGTTGCCTGTGGAGCCGCTGGCGCAACAGCTGTTGCGGTCGGTTGACCACTGGATGCACGTATGGAGGCGCGATGGTCTCCCCCCGGTGCTTAGAGAGTGGCGCAAAGCAGATGTTACTGCTGGACACCTCTACCGTCTGCCGTCCGGAGAGATAGGGGTGGCACGGGGCATTGACAACCATGGCAACCTGCAGCTCGAGGTTGCAGGACATGTACTGGTTGTGAGCTCCGCAGAGCCGGTTCGCGGGATAGACGCCCCGGGGGAATGA
- a CDS encoding Gfo/Idh/MocA family oxidoreductase has protein sequence MSQPVYKVVVVGMGKRGMHHATTFHANPRFEVVGICDIDTAKLQSAAAQLGNPMTSTDAADLLAKTRPDVFCLTTMPNIRYSMIQLAVEAGVKLIAYEKPMALSLREARQIMDLVRQAGVKTVVSHQHRYGAHYQKVKEIIASGAIGRVHTVYGHATGWMLHMLTHLIDYMRWYNDNAEAEWVMAQASGRGKLSDNHPSPDYIGGFIQFANGVRGIVECGAGAPDVPEVDYWWRKARIGAQGTEGFAEVLTGGGWRAVTKDGVLQGPGTMDYNLDMPPYIEDMARWLDDDNAVHPCNGEDAYKGFEIMMAMVRSVVERGQIALPLPDGPPEIEALAEVLPEKPVLLSMPENRKEYPV, from the coding sequence ATGAGCCAGCCGGTCTATAAAGTCGTCGTGGTGGGCATGGGTAAGCGCGGGATGCACCATGCCACCACTTTCCATGCCAATCCGCGCTTTGAGGTGGTGGGCATCTGTGACATCGACACCGCCAAATTGCAGTCTGCCGCTGCGCAGCTGGGCAACCCTATGACCAGCACCGATGCAGCGGATTTACTGGCGAAAACCAGACCCGACGTGTTCTGCCTGACCACCATGCCCAACATCCGCTACTCGATGATACAGCTGGCGGTAGAGGCGGGTGTCAAACTTATCGCCTACGAGAAGCCGATGGCGCTGAGCCTGCGAGAGGCACGGCAAATCATGGATCTGGTGCGGCAGGCGGGCGTCAAAACGGTGGTCAGCCACCAGCACCGTTACGGCGCGCACTACCAGAAGGTAAAGGAAATCATCGCCAGTGGAGCTATCGGGCGGGTGCACACGGTATACGGGCACGCAACGGGCTGGATGCTGCACATGCTGACTCACCTGATTGACTACATGCGGTGGTACAACGATAACGCTGAGGCGGAGTGGGTGATGGCGCAGGCGAGCGGGCGCGGTAAACTTTCCGATAACCATCCCTCGCCCGACTACATCGGCGGCTTCATCCAGTTCGCCAACGGCGTGCGCGGCATCGTGGAGTGCGGCGCCGGCGCGCCCGACGTGCCGGAAGTGGACTACTGGTGGCGCAAGGCGCGCATCGGCGCGCAGGGCACGGAGGGCTTTGCGGAGGTACTCACCGGCGGCGGCTGGCGTGCCGTGACGAAAGACGGTGTGCTGCAGGGACCGGGCACGATGGATTACAACCTCGACATGCCCCCCTACATCGAGGATATGGCACGCTGGCTGGATGACGACAACGCCGTGCACCCCTGCAACGGTGAGGACGCCTACAAGGGCTTCGAAATCATGATGGCGATGGTTCGCTCGGTAGTGGAGCGCGGGCAGATTGCCCTGCCCCTTCCCGACGGGCCACCCGAAATCGAAGCGCTGGCTGAAGTACTTCCGGAGAAGCCTGTACTGCTCTCCATGCCCGAGAACCGCAAAGAATATCCGGTGTAA
- a CDS encoding DegT/DnrJ/EryC1/StrS family aminotransferase — translation MQVGFYGHVRQYHNLKAEIDKAIVDVLETGSYITGPTLERFEHELAQFFGMKYAVGVNSGTDAIWLALMAMGIGPGDEVITVTNTFFATAEAIWIAGAKAVFVDTEPKTNNIDVTKIEAAITPRTKAIIPVHLYGQCAEMDKIAQIARKHNLLVIEDCAQAIDAHGDTFKVGELSDAVAISFIAHKNLGTPGDAGAVITNREDVAMGVKRLRNHGSLKRSVHSFGFNSRLDDLHAGILSVKLKYIHEWNNRRQEIAKMYTSALKDTSLKLPYELPGYRHVYHLYVVETTNGKRDDLLHFLNKNGIDAKCHYPIAIHQQEGFPWGKEAAIVGGVPNSEWNAANCVSLPMFPELYQEEIDYTIEKVLEWCKANP, via the coding sequence ATGCAAGTTGGATTCTACGGTCATGTCCGTCAGTACCACAACCTGAAGGCGGAGATCGATAAAGCCATCGTGGACGTGCTGGAGACAGGTTCGTATATTACGGGACCCACACTGGAGCGATTCGAGCATGAGCTCGCGCAGTTCTTCGGCATGAAATACGCGGTCGGCGTCAACTCCGGCACCGATGCGATTTGGCTTGCGCTGATGGCCATGGGCATCGGTCCGGGTGACGAGGTCATCACCGTCACCAACACCTTCTTCGCCACCGCGGAAGCCATCTGGATTGCGGGCGCAAAGGCGGTGTTCGTGGATACCGAGCCGAAGACCAATAACATCGACGTCACCAAGATTGAAGCCGCCATCACGCCGCGCACCAAAGCCATCATCCCCGTTCACCTGTACGGGCAGTGCGCGGAGATGGACAAAATCGCGCAAATCGCCCGCAAACACAACCTGCTGGTTATCGAGGACTGCGCGCAGGCGATCGATGCGCACGGCGATACCTTCAAGGTCGGCGAGCTTTCCGACGCGGTGGCAATCAGCTTCATCGCTCACAAGAATCTCGGCACGCCAGGCGACGCTGGCGCGGTCATCACCAACCGCGAGGACGTAGCTATGGGTGTAAAGCGACTGCGCAACCATGGCTCGCTCAAACGCTCGGTGCACAGCTTCGGCTTCAACAGCCGTCTGGACGACCTGCACGCGGGCATCCTCAGCGTGAAACTGAAGTACATTCACGAGTGGAACAACCGACGGCAAGAAATCGCGAAGATGTATACGAGCGCGCTGAAAGACACCTCCCTCAAACTGCCCTATGAGCTGCCCGGTTACCGGCACGTGTACCACCTGTACGTGGTGGAAACCACCAACGGCAAGCGCGATGACCTGCTCCACTTCCTGAACAAGAACGGCATCGACGCCAAGTGCCACTACCCCATTGCCATCCACCAGCAGGAGGGCTTCCCCTGGGGTAAGGAGGCAGCAATCGTGGGGGGCGTGCCTAACAGCGAATGGAACGCAGCAAACTGCGTGTCCCTGCCGATGTTCCCGGAACTCTATCAGGAAGAGATTGACTACACCATCGAGAAAGTGCTCGAATGGTGCAAGGCGAACCCATAG
- a CDS encoding ABC transporter ATP-binding protein/permease, with protein sequence MNNFWRLLGYLKPYRWRVIAAVLLMGLITISAVPMPLLFQYVIDDVFPNKKWSALTWVFWAVIGIHVLRGVVSFTLNYLINWLGQRVVFDLRFQSYRHLNRLSLSYYDQRQTGKIMARLTGDIDVIQYMITGGFVTLITDIVTLVAVTGVIFWKEWRLALITLAVVPLYVLVYKLYLKYIRDLSVQLREKWDAMLGTLQEKIAGISVVKAFVREDYETERFMQTVKENFALGMKQVHLNRQLGLFAGLVRAVGTAAVWYYGSVLVLGRQLQAGELLAFTFYMGYLYDPAVRVVDFNITLQWAGAAIDRVFEVLDTRPDIEDSPNARPLPQMRGEIEFRNVSFGYRPGQLVLKNVNLHIRPGEVVALVGPSGAGKSTLVNLIARFYDVTDGQVLIDGVDVRDIKLESIRRNVGMVMQESLLFSVTIKENIAYGRHNATEEEIVRAAKQADLHDFILTLPDAYDTKIGEDGIKLSVGQKQRLSIARAILTDPKILILDDATSALDSQTEANVQQALEHVMQGRTSIVIAHRLSTVVNADKIVVLDKGEVVDIGTHEELVNKPGVYRTLYEEQFKSAADLLLVE encoded by the coding sequence ATGAACAATTTCTGGCGACTGCTGGGCTATCTGAAGCCTTACCGATGGCGCGTTATTGCGGCAGTGCTCCTCATGGGGCTAATTACCATCAGCGCAGTGCCCATGCCCCTGTTGTTCCAGTACGTTATCGACGATGTGTTTCCGAACAAGAAGTGGAGCGCGTTGACCTGGGTCTTCTGGGCGGTTATCGGTATCCATGTGTTGCGCGGAGTAGTCTCTTTCACCCTCAACTATCTCATCAACTGGCTGGGGCAGCGGGTGGTTTTCGACCTGCGCTTCCAGAGCTACCGTCATCTCAACCGTCTGTCGCTCAGTTACTATGACCAGCGCCAAACCGGCAAGATTATGGCGCGGCTTACGGGCGACATCGATGTCATCCAGTACATGATTACGGGCGGTTTTGTCACACTGATTACCGATATTGTAACTCTGGTAGCGGTCACCGGGGTTATCTTCTGGAAGGAGTGGCGGCTTGCGCTGATTACACTGGCTGTGGTTCCGCTGTATGTGCTGGTTTACAAGCTGTATCTGAAGTATATTCGCGATTTGAGTGTGCAGCTGCGCGAGAAGTGGGACGCTATGCTGGGCACATTGCAGGAGAAAATAGCCGGTATCAGCGTGGTGAAAGCCTTCGTGCGTGAAGACTATGAGACGGAGCGCTTCATGCAAACGGTGAAAGAGAACTTCGCGCTGGGCATGAAGCAGGTGCACCTGAACCGGCAGCTGGGTCTGTTCGCAGGACTGGTGCGGGCTGTGGGAACCGCAGCGGTATGGTACTACGGAAGTGTGCTGGTGCTGGGCAGGCAGCTGCAGGCGGGCGAACTGCTGGCGTTCACTTTCTATATGGGCTACCTGTATGACCCCGCCGTGCGCGTGGTTGATTTCAACATTACCCTGCAATGGGCTGGCGCGGCGATAGACCGCGTGTTTGAGGTTCTGGATACCCGCCCGGATATCGAGGATTCACCCAATGCCCGTCCCCTGCCACAGATGCGCGGCGAGATTGAGTTTCGTAATGTCAGTTTTGGATACCGCCCTGGCCAGCTGGTGTTAAAAAATGTCAACCTGCATATCCGCCCCGGTGAAGTGGTTGCACTGGTTGGTCCCAGCGGGGCGGGGAAGAGCACCCTGGTCAACCTGATCGCGCGGTTCTACGATGTAACCGACGGGCAGGTGTTGATCGACGGTGTGGATGTGCGGGACATCAAACTGGAATCCATCCGGCGTAACGTGGGCATGGTCATGCAGGAATCGCTGCTGTTCTCGGTCACTATCAAAGAGAACATCGCTTATGGCAGGCATAATGCCACCGAAGAGGAGATTGTGCGCGCTGCCAAGCAGGCAGACCTGCACGATTTCATCCTGACCCTGCCCGATGCGTACGACACCAAAATCGGCGAGGATGGGATTAAGTTGTCGGTAGGGCAGAAGCAGCGGTTATCCATTGCGCGCGCTATCCTCACCGACCCCAAGATACTGATACTGGATGATGCTACCAGCGCACTGGACAGCCAGACCGAGGCGAACGTGCAGCAGGCGCTGGAACACGTGATGCAGGGGCGCACCAGCATCGTGATTGCTCACCGCCTGTCGACGGTGGTGAACGCCGACAAAATCGTGGTGCTGGATAAGGGCGAGGTGGTAGACATCGGCACGCACGAGGAGCTGGTGAACAAGCCGGGTGTGTATCGCACACTGTATGAGGAACAGTTTAAATCGGCAGCCGACCTGTTGCTGGTCGAGTAG
- a CDS encoding ABC transporter permease encodes MSTPKTEGFSRYSIAIYLLFLVFFFALVTEGRFIEQRNIVNILLQSAINTILAVGMTLVIITGGIDLSVGSVLALCGLVGTDIMMNGLVLGGRTLVPKPNLVVGIPLAVLVSCTLGVLIGWWNGWLIARWNIAPFIVTLATMTIARGTAFVYSDGKPVGNLPEAFNRLGGGTGGEVLGIPVPVWIAIIVVLCTLILLRTTQFGRAIYAVGGNEQAARLSGVDVARVKITVYMLSGFLAGLCGIVQAARLGAGDPKYGEMYELNAIAAVVLGGASLAGGRGGVGGTVVGAILIGVLDNGLVMAGVSAFYQKVVKGVVILLAVLGDAWQRRQR; translated from the coding sequence ATGAGCACTCCGAAAACAGAAGGGTTCTCCAGATACTCCATCGCCATCTACCTGTTGTTTCTCGTCTTTTTCTTCGCTCTGGTCACGGAGGGACGTTTCATTGAACAGCGCAATATCGTCAACATTTTATTACAAAGTGCCATTAACACGATTTTAGCGGTAGGCATGACGCTGGTCATCATTACGGGTGGAATAGACCTCTCCGTCGGCTCGGTGCTGGCGTTGTGTGGACTGGTGGGTACGGATATCATGATGAACGGGCTGGTGCTTGGGGGGCGAACCCTGGTTCCAAAGCCGAACCTCGTAGTGGGTATACCTCTGGCGGTGCTAGTGTCGTGCACGCTGGGGGTGTTGATCGGCTGGTGGAACGGCTGGCTGATTGCACGCTGGAACATCGCGCCTTTCATCGTGACGCTGGCGACAATGACCATTGCACGGGGGACGGCGTTCGTGTATTCCGATGGCAAGCCCGTGGGCAATTTGCCGGAGGCGTTCAACCGTCTGGGCGGAGGCACCGGAGGCGAAGTGCTGGGAATTCCTGTTCCGGTATGGATTGCCATTATTGTGGTGTTGTGTACACTGATACTGCTGAGGACAACACAGTTCGGGCGTGCGATATACGCCGTCGGAGGCAATGAGCAGGCGGCACGCCTGTCCGGCGTGGATGTGGCAAGAGTGAAAATCACCGTGTACATGCTGTCTGGGTTTCTAGCGGGGCTATGTGGCATCGTGCAGGCAGCGAGGTTGGGCGCGGGTGACCCCAAATACGGCGAGATGTACGAACTGAACGCCATTGCAGCGGTTGTGCTGGGTGGAGCGAGCCTGGCAGGCGGACGCGGCGGTGTTGGAGGCACGGTGGTGGGCGCGATATTGATTGGCGTGCTGGATAATGGGCTGGTGATGGCAGGAGTCTCCGCGTTTTATCAGAAAGTGGTTAAAGGTGTGGTGATTCTGCTGGCGGTGCTGGGGGATGCGTGGCAACGGCGGCAGCGGTAA
- a CDS encoding DUF3866 family protein, whose translation MISKAIGTVTEVRQTRAGVQELVVQSGEEVRLALNHINLTGVADVGDAVVLNTTATELDLGSGGYDFVIHNLTRPLEPTPMDGHIVRLRYTPMQHTVLAVEEPASPHHEVMQSASSLHGMPVVCCGLHSQIAPVAAALHHYTGGKCRVVYVMTDSASLALGVSRLVPALSEAGLLHGVITVGQAYGGDIEAVNVYSGLLAARHVMGADVAIVSQGVGNTGTATAFGFSGIDQGIALNAVASLEGIPVACLRLSFADPRPRHYRVSHHTLTVLSKVTLARCHVPVPELNPPRLWEVLGQLEEHGIAAKHLVRVLDGSAALDLLRKHHIHVTTMGRSVLEDREYFLAAAAAGAHAAELVSTTQTMRQVG comes from the coding sequence ATGATTTCCAAGGCGATTGGCACGGTCACCGAGGTGCGGCAGACGCGCGCGGGCGTACAGGAGCTGGTGGTGCAAAGCGGCGAGGAGGTCCGCCTCGCGCTCAACCATATCAACCTGACCGGTGTGGCAGATGTGGGGGATGCCGTGGTGCTGAACACCACAGCGACCGAACTGGACCTCGGCTCCGGCGGCTACGACTTTGTAATCCACAACCTCACCCGTCCACTGGAACCGACGCCGATGGACGGGCACATCGTGCGCCTGCGCTACACTCCCATGCAGCACACGGTGCTGGCTGTGGAAGAGCCCGCGTCGCCTCACCATGAGGTCATGCAATCTGCCAGCTCATTGCACGGGATGCCGGTGGTCTGCTGTGGACTGCACAGCCAGATAGCCCCCGTCGCCGCAGCCCTGCACCACTATACCGGCGGAAAATGCCGGGTGGTTTACGTGATGACCGACTCGGCATCCCTTGCGCTGGGAGTCAGCCGACTGGTGCCTGCGCTCAGTGAAGCGGGCTTGTTGCACGGTGTCATCACGGTCGGTCAGGCGTACGGTGGCGACATCGAGGCGGTGAACGTCTACAGCGGACTGCTCGCCGCGCGGCATGTGATGGGTGCGGACGTGGCTATTGTCTCGCAGGGGGTAGGCAACACCGGCACAGCGACCGCCTTCGGTTTCTCAGGCATCGACCAGGGAATTGCGCTGAACGCGGTTGCCTCGCTGGAGGGTATTCCTGTAGCCTGCTTGCGTCTCAGCTTTGCCGACCCCCGCCCACGTCACTATCGCGTCAGCCACCATACGCTGACGGTGCTGAGCAAGGTAACGCTGGCTCGTTGCCATGTTCCTGTGCCGGAGCTGAATCCCCCGCGGCTGTGGGAGGTTTTGGGACAGCTGGAAGAGCATGGTATCGCCGCGAAGCACCTGGTGCGGGTACTGGATGGTTCAGCGGCGCTGGACCTGCTGCGAAAACATCACATTCACGTGACCACGATGGGACGTTCCGTGCTGGAGGACCGCGAGTACTTCCTTGCTGCCGCAGCGGCAGGCGCGCATGCCGCGGAGCTGGTTTCTACAACGCAAACCATGAGACAGGTGGGATAG
- a CDS encoding NUDIX hydrolase, whose translation MQEEVIRSERIFQGRVVNLRVDTVQLPNGKVSQREIVEHRGAVAIVPLLNDDTVLMIRQFRLAVNEVLLEVPAGTLEPDEPSEVCAARELEEETGYRAGTLRKLFSQYLAPGYSQEILHVFLAKDLEKTAQHTEDDESVEVVPVPLSLAVDMVLSGEIRDAKTIAALLVTHYILASRR comes from the coding sequence ATGCAGGAAGAGGTCATCCGTTCCGAACGCATTTTTCAGGGGCGTGTTGTCAATCTGCGAGTGGATACGGTTCAGCTGCCTAACGGCAAGGTCTCGCAGAGGGAGATTGTGGAGCACCGAGGCGCGGTAGCCATCGTGCCCCTGCTGAACGACGATACTGTGCTGATGATCCGGCAGTTTCGGCTGGCTGTCAACGAGGTGCTGCTGGAAGTACCTGCAGGCACCCTCGAACCCGATGAACCGTCCGAGGTATGCGCCGCCCGGGAGCTGGAAGAGGAGACGGGATACCGCGCCGGAACCCTGCGCAAGCTGTTCAGCCAGTATCTCGCGCCCGGATATTCTCAGGAGATTCTGCATGTGTTTCTTGCGAAAGACCTTGAGAAAACCGCTCAGCACACAGAAGACGATGAAAGCGTGGAGGTTGTTCCAGTGCCTCTATCCCTTGCGGTAGACATGGTGCTGAGCGGCGAGATCCGAGATGCCAAAACGATTGCCGCGCTGCTGGTCACACACTATATACTTGCCAGCCGACGGTAG